One stretch of Chiroxiphia lanceolata isolate bChiLan1 chromosome 1, bChiLan1.pri, whole genome shotgun sequence DNA includes these proteins:
- the ODF1 gene encoding outer dense fiber protein 1, whose protein sequence is MSARGHFPEDTSQHLRRIQRQVRLLDLRLQLLREKLLAARLQRMMTSHRCCLQLPEPRPPARRALPTRLDVERRINRIQRFSRTLNSSHSQCHLALIDVKGFEPKDVSVEVKDGKVTVLAEHREERNTSVSKTCNYRKFMKEFNLPPGVSEDEVTYCLESNSVMKIETAPKGCPQLRDY, encoded by the exons ATGTCGGCGCGCGGTCACTTTCCGGAAGACACCAGCCAGCACCTGAGGCGGATACAGCGGCAGGTGAGGCTGCTGGACCTGCGCCTGCAGCTGCTCCGTGAGAAGCTGCTTGCAGCCCGCCTGCAGAGGATGATGACCTCTCACCGCTGCTGCCTGCAACTGCCCGAACCCCGGCCCCCGGCAAGAAGAGCCCTCCCCACAAGGCTGGATGTGGAGCGACGAATCAACAG AATACAAAGATTTAGCAGGACATTGAATTCGTCTCATAGTCAGTGTCATTTGGCTTTGATCGACGTGAAGGGTTTTGAGCCCAAGGATGTCAGTGTGGAGGTGAAGGATGGGAAGGTGACGGTGttagcagagcacagggaggagcGCAACACCTCAGTGTCAAAGACATGTAACTACAGAAAATTCATGAAGGAGTTCAACCTGCCACCAGGGGTGAGCGAGGACGAGGTGACCTACTGTCTGGAATCCAACAGCGTCATGAAGATTGAAACGGCACCCAAGGGCTGCCCTCAGCTCCGGGACTACTGA